In one window of Miscanthus floridulus cultivar M001 chromosome 12, ASM1932011v1, whole genome shotgun sequence DNA:
- the LOC136495971 gene encoding uncharacterized protein: protein MELWLTAMSCYHISDGKPANLPPEDEAKFKADDNLFRGAVISAFDLKFQKSYIILPTGKELWDALVGKFGVTDAGSELYLMEQAHEIQALAKKLELFPCVLPNKFVAGGIIAKLPPSYKDFATSLKHKRWKFNVEELIGTLDVEERARAKDNGKSVKTSTANVIQKRNSGFRKYKKKKKQNKQENITKPVQTTRFKKKNNNKRDGGCFVCGSEQHWASERPERKFKQEKKSANVVTTDTGEGATGYGREV, encoded by the exons atggaaTTGTGGCTCACTGCAATGTCATGTTATCACATCTCTGATGGCAAACCTGCTAACTTGCCTCCTGAGGATGAGGCTAAATTTAAGGCTGATGACAACCTCTTTCGAGGTGCAGTGATTAGCGCATTTGATCTAAAATTTCAGAAAAGCTATATCATCCTTCCTACAGGGAAAGAGCTGTGGGATGCACTTGTGGGAAAGTTTGGAGTTACCGATGCTGGTAGCGAGCTGTATCTCatggaacaggctcatgagattcaGGCACTAGCTAAGAAACTTGAGCTCTTTCCATGTGTCTTACCTAACAAGTTTGTGGCTGGCGGTATAATCGCCAAGTTACCACCTTCTTACAAGGACTTTGCTACCTCACTCAAACATAAGAGATGGAAGTTCAATGTTGAAGAGCTCATTggtactcttgatgttgaggagagagcgagagcaaaagacaatggAAAGAGTGTTAAGACCTCTACTGCTAATGTGATACAGAAGAGAAACTCTGGATTCCGCAaatataaaaagaagaaaaaacagaaCAAGCAAGAGAACATAACTAAGCCTGTTCAAACAACACGGTTtaaaaagaagaacaacaacaagagagatggaGGCTGCTTTGTTTGTGGCAGTGAACAGCACTGGGCAAGTGAGCGTCCTGAGCGTAAGttcaagcaagaaaagaaatcagcaaatgttgtcactactgatactggagaaggagcaactgggtatg GTCGAGAGGTCTAG